From a single Rodentibacter sp. JRC1 genomic region:
- a CDS encoding HNH endonuclease signature motif containing protein → MKLNINLTALEQAVRQMGEQIKFSTGFGVRLPPLKTAQGVQIQPGDIEWIKTKEGSELPLFQGEVVILFIPDHTKGRQSIEAIIQNGGNGNRLHFSNCETLEKMRQIGRYERYRATNNLEGLVEITALNQQGQIVSGEVVLKACKNCLSQLNYKNYAQTSRQEKNEIWANFSFKEFFEIYKPYFHTNPDLDLTPGYSDDWKYISQREKEKRDFCCDECGVNLRQYRHLLHTHHKNGVTKDNRISNLAVLCVECHCKQPKHEHMSVLNEDKQLLAKLRAESAWDLDDIPF, encoded by the coding sequence ATGAAATTAAACATAAATTTGACCGCTCTTGAGCAGGCAGTTCGGCAAATGGGTGAACAGATAAAATTTTCAACAGGTTTTGGGGTACGTTTGCCTCCACTGAAAACGGCTCAAGGAGTACAAATTCAGCCGGGCGATATTGAATGGATTAAAACCAAAGAAGGGAGTGAACTCCCTCTTTTTCAAGGGGAAGTGGTTATTTTGTTTATCCCTGATCATACAAAAGGGCGGCAATCCATAGAAGCCATTATACAAAATGGGGGAAATGGCAATCGCCTGCATTTTTCCAATTGCGAAACTTTAGAGAAAATGCGTCAAATCGGGCGTTATGAGCGTTATCGTGCTACCAATAACCTTGAGGGACTCGTAGAAATTACTGCCCTAAACCAGCAAGGGCAAATCGTTTCAGGTGAAGTCGTGTTGAAAGCCTGTAAAAACTGCTTATCTCAACTCAATTATAAAAATTATGCTCAAACATCTAGGCAAGAAAAAAATGAGATTTGGGCAAATTTTTCCTTTAAAGAGTTTTTTGAGATCTATAAACCCTATTTTCATACCAATCCAGATTTAGATCTTACTCCCGGTTACAGCGATGATTGGAAGTATATTTCTCAACGGGAAAAGGAGAAAAGAGATTTTTGCTGTGATGAATGTGGAGTTAATTTGCGGCAATATCGACACTTGCTACATACCCACCATAAGAATGGAGTAACTAAAGATAACCGAATAAGTAATCTAGCAGTGCTTTGTGTGGAATGTCATTGCAAACAGCCTAAACATGAGCATATGAGTGTTTTGAATGAAGATAAGCAACTATTAGCGAAGTTAAGAGCTGAATCTGCTTGGGACTTAGATGATATCCCTTTTTAG
- a CDS encoding YggS family pyridoxal phosphate-dependent enzyme, translating into MNIQQNLQQIHQRIHIACEQVQRTSNAVKLLAVSKTKPISDILTAYQAGQTAFGENYVQEGVEKIQSFTEQGIALEWHFIGPLQSNKSRLVAEYFDWMQTLDRAKIANRLNEQRPTNKAPLNVLIQINISDEASKSGIHPEEMLELAKHIENLPHLRLRGLMTIPAPTENIEEQESAFKKMADLFEQLKQAFPNQQIDTLSMGMTDDMPSAIKCGSTMVRIGTAIFGARDYSPK; encoded by the coding sequence GTGAATATTCAACAAAATTTGCAACAAATTCATCAACGCATTCATATCGCTTGTGAACAGGTTCAACGAACATCTAATGCGGTGAAACTACTTGCCGTTTCTAAAACCAAACCGATTTCTGATATTTTAACCGCCTACCAAGCCGGGCAAACCGCATTTGGTGAAAACTATGTGCAAGAAGGTGTAGAAAAAATTCAATCTTTTACCGAACAAGGAATTGCTCTCGAATGGCATTTTATCGGCCCTTTACAATCAAATAAAAGCCGTTTGGTGGCGGAATATTTCGATTGGATGCAAACCCTTGATCGCGCAAAAATCGCCAATCGTTTAAACGAACAACGCCCGACAAATAAAGCACCGTTAAATGTGCTGATTCAAATTAATATTAGTGATGAAGCGAGTAAATCAGGTATTCACCCCGAAGAAATGCTTGAGTTAGCAAAACACATCGAAAATCTACCGCACTTACGTTTACGTGGCTTAATGACAATTCCCGCCCCCACAGAAAACATTGAAGAACAAGAAAGTGCATTCAAAAAAATGGCGGATTTATTTGAACAGCTCAAACAAGCCTTCCCAAATCAACAAATCGACACCCTTTCGATGGGAATGACGGACGATATGCCAAGTGCAATAAAGTGCGGCTCAACAATGGTGCGTATCGGTACGGCGATTTTCGGAGCAAGAGATTATTCGCCGAAATAA
- the thrA gene encoding bifunctional aspartate kinase/homoserine dehydrogenase I, with the protein MRVLKFGGTSLANSERFSQAAKLIEQAHLEEQAAGVLSAPAKITNHLVALSEKAALNQLTDTHFNEAIEIFYNIINGLYAENNQFDLDGTKALIDAEFAQIKDLLDEIRQAGKVEDAVKATIDCRGEKLSIAMMKAWFEARGYAVHIVDPVKQLLAKGGYLESSVEIAESTKRVDASSIAKDKVVLMAGFTAGNEKGELVLLGRNGSDYSAACLAACLGASVCEIWTDVDGVYTCDPRLVPDARLLPTLSYREAMELSYFGAKVIHPRTIGPLLPQNIPCVIKNTGNPSAAGSIIDGSVKSEGLQVKGITNLDNLAMFNVSGPGMQGMVGMASRVFSVMSKAGISVILITQSSSEYSISFCVPVKSAEAAKAALEAEFANELNANQLEPIEVIKDMSIISVVGDGMKEAKGIAARFFSALAQANISIVAIAQGSSERSISAVVPQNKAIEAVKATHQALFNKKKVVDMFLVGVGGVGGELIEQVKRQKEYLAKKDIEIRVCAIANSNRMLLDENGLNLDDWKNDLENATQPSDFDVLLSFIKLHHVVNPVFVDCTSAESVAGLYARALKEGFHVVTPNKKANTRELTYYYELRKNAQAGQHKFLYETNVGAGLPVIENLQNLLAAGDELERFEGILSGSLSFIFGKLEEGFSLSEVTALAREKGFTEPDPRDDLSGQDVARKLLILAREAGLELELSDVEVEGVLPKGFSEGKSAEEFMAMLPQLDADFKARVEAAKAEDKVLRYVGQISDGKCKVSIVAVEQNNPLYKVKDGENALAFYTRYYQPIPLLLRGYGAGNAVTAAGIFADILRTLQH; encoded by the coding sequence ATGCGCGTACTTAAATTTGGCGGCACTTCGCTTGCTAATTCGGAACGTTTTTCCCAAGCGGCGAAACTTATTGAGCAAGCCCATTTGGAAGAGCAGGCAGCCGGTGTGTTATCCGCCCCTGCGAAAATCACCAATCACCTCGTAGCCCTTTCTGAAAAAGCCGCCTTAAATCAACTGACCGATACGCATTTCAACGAAGCAATTGAAATTTTCTATAATATTATCAATGGGCTATATGCTGAAAATAATCAATTTGATTTAGACGGGACGAAAGCGCTCATTGATGCGGAATTTGCTCAAATTAAAGATCTATTGGACGAAATTCGTCAAGCAGGAAAAGTGGAAGATGCAGTTAAAGCGACTATTGATTGTCGCGGTGAAAAACTTTCTATCGCAATGATGAAGGCTTGGTTTGAAGCGCGTGGTTATGCGGTGCATATTGTCGATCCAGTGAAACAATTATTGGCAAAAGGCGGTTATTTGGAATCCTCCGTGGAGATTGCGGAATCGACTAAGCGTGTTGACGCGTCAAGTATTGCGAAAGACAAGGTTGTTTTAATGGCAGGTTTTACTGCGGGTAATGAGAAAGGGGAATTGGTGCTTTTAGGTCGTAACGGCTCCGATTACTCCGCAGCTTGCTTAGCCGCCTGTTTAGGTGCGAGCGTGTGTGAAATTTGGACGGATGTAGATGGCGTTTATACTTGTGATCCGCGTTTAGTGCCGGATGCACGTTTACTCCCGACCCTTTCTTATCGTGAAGCGATGGAGCTTTCTTATTTTGGCGCAAAAGTTATTCACCCACGTACTATTGGCCCTTTATTGCCGCAAAATATTCCTTGTGTGATAAAAAATACCGGTAATCCGTCTGCGGCAGGCTCTATTATTGATGGAAGTGTGAAATCCGAAGGTTTGCAGGTAAAAGGCATCACCAATTTAGATAATTTAGCGATGTTTAATGTATCAGGCCCGGGAATGCAAGGTATGGTGGGAATGGCGTCCCGCGTATTTTCGGTGATGTCAAAAGCCGGAATCTCCGTCATTTTAATCACGCAATCTTCTTCTGAATATAGTATTAGTTTCTGTGTACCGGTGAAATCGGCAGAAGCGGCGAAAGCCGCACTTGAGGCGGAATTTGCGAATGAATTGAATGCAAATCAATTGGAACCGATTGAGGTGATTAAAGATATGTCGATCATCTCCGTTGTAGGTGATGGAATGAAAGAAGCGAAAGGCATTGCGGCGCGTTTCTTCTCCGCACTCGCGCAAGCGAACATTAGTATTGTTGCCATTGCGCAGGGGTCGAGCGAACGTTCGATTTCTGCCGTTGTACCACAAAATAAAGCGATTGAGGCGGTGAAAGCCACTCACCAAGCACTTTTCAATAAGAAGAAAGTGGTAGATATGTTTCTTGTCGGTGTCGGTGGAGTAGGTGGAGAGCTGATTGAGCAGGTAAAGCGACAAAAGGAGTATCTGGCGAAGAAGGATATTGAAATTCGCGTCTGCGCAATTGCAAACTCCAACCGTATGTTGCTTGATGAAAACGGCTTAAATTTAGATGATTGGAAAAACGATCTTGAAAATGCAACCCAACCTTCCGATTTTGATGTGCTACTTTCTTTTATTAAATTGCACCATGTGGTCAATCCTGTATTTGTTGATTGTACCTCTGCGGAATCAGTTGCAGGGCTTTATGCAAGAGCTTTAAAAGAAGGCTTCCATGTCGTCACGCCAAACAAAAAAGCGAACACGCGTGAGTTGACGTATTATTACGAATTACGTAAAAATGCTCAAGCGGGACAACACAAATTCTTATACGAAACCAATGTCGGTGCGGGCTTACCGGTGATTGAGAACTTGCAAAATCTTCTTGCCGCCGGTGATGAATTAGAGCGTTTTGAAGGGATTTTGTCCGGCTCACTTTCTTTTATTTTCGGTAAATTAGAAGAAGGATTTTCTCTTTCGGAAGTGACCGCACTTGCACGTGAGAAAGGCTTTACCGAGCCGGATCCTCGTGATGATTTATCCGGTCAAGATGTAGCGCGTAAACTTTTGATTTTAGCCCGTGAGGCCGGTTTGGAGTTAGAACTATCTGATGTTGAAGTAGAAGGCGTGCTGCCGAAAGGATTTTCCGAAGGAAAATCCGCTGAGGAGTTTATGGCAATGTTGCCACAGTTGGATGCCGATTTTAAAGCGCGTGTTGAGGCCGCCAAAGCAGAAGATAAAGTTTTACGCTATGTAGGGCAAATCAGCGATGGTAAGTGTAAAGTTTCGATTGTTGCGGTAGAGCAAAACAACCCGCTTTATAAAGTAAAAGACGGTGAAAATGCGTTGGCTTTCTACACACGCTATTATCAACCGATCCCGTTATTATTGCGTGGTTATGGTGCAGGCAATGCGGTGACTGCTGCGGGGATCTTTGCGGATATTTTAAGAACATTACAACATTAA
- the thrB gene encoding homoserine kinase has product MLRIYAPASSANISVGFDTLGAAISPIDGSLLGDVVQIESIASGFELESAGYFVRKLPKEPQKNIVYQAYVLFSERLKLRGGNVKPLRLTLEKNMPIGSGLGSSACSIVAALVALNRFHNEPFSKMELLEMMGELEGRISGSIHYDNVAPCYLGGVQFMVQSLGNICQKLPFFDNWYWVLAYPGIEVSTAEARAILPKSYTRQDVITHGRHLGGFVHACHTHQENLAAIMMKDVIAEPYRESLLPNFAEVKQATRDLGALATGISGSGPTIFSIAPNLQTATKLATYLESHYLQNNEGFVHICKVDNIGACELN; this is encoded by the coding sequence ATGTTACGAATTTATGCACCGGCTTCCAGCGCAAATATTAGCGTAGGTTTTGATACTTTAGGGGCTGCAATTTCTCCGATTGACGGCTCGTTATTAGGCGATGTGGTTCAAATCGAATCTATCGCAAGCGGCTTTGAATTGGAAAGTGCGGGTTATTTTGTCCGTAAATTACCTAAAGAGCCGCAAAAAAATATTGTATATCAAGCCTATGTGCTGTTTAGTGAACGGTTAAAATTACGCGGTGGTAATGTGAAGCCATTGCGTTTAACCCTTGAAAAAAATATGCCGATTGGATCGGGGCTCGGCTCTAGTGCTTGCTCCATTGTGGCGGCATTGGTAGCATTGAATCGGTTTCATAATGAGCCTTTTTCTAAAATGGAACTGCTTGAAATGATGGGTGAATTAGAAGGGCGTATTTCAGGCTCGATTCATTATGACAATGTAGCCCCTTGCTATCTTGGCGGTGTGCAGTTTATGGTGCAATCTCTTGGCAATATTTGCCAAAAATTGCCGTTTTTTGATAATTGGTATTGGGTGTTGGCTTATCCGGGAATTGAAGTTTCCACAGCCGAGGCCCGTGCAATTTTGCCAAAAAGCTATACCCGCCAAGATGTTATTACTCACGGTCGCCATTTAGGTGGCTTTGTTCACGCTTGTCATACGCACCAAGAAAATTTGGCGGCGATTATGATGAAAGATGTCATTGCGGAGCCTTATCGAGAGTCATTGTTGCCAAACTTCGCAGAAGTGAAACAAGCGACACGTGATTTAGGCGCATTAGCAACCGGTATTTCCGGTTCAGGCCCTACGATTTTTTCTATCGCACCGAATTTACAAACGGCAACAAAACTGGCGACTTATTTGGAAAGCCATTATTTACAAAATAATGAGGGTTTTGTGCATATATGCAAAGTTGATAATATTGGTGCGTGCGAATTGAATTAG
- a CDS encoding DUF262 domain-containing protein yields MTELNKHLNLYPIDYPFETLKSRIKDKKLKLDPDFQRKYKWDKKGWGRASKFIESCLMRIPLPSCYFAEDYDNNHIVIDGVQRLTTIQKFFDDEFALEGMTAFSNLEGKKFSELGEYKNELENTTIRCIILRKDNSQDLIREIFARLNQGAVTLTDQEIRHALYPSKFNDLLDELVVELKDYKFNHIKDETDKVELVLRYFALSSNDNLSNYSDKLKEYLDTYIEERANETNINIDLYREKFKRALKNCREVFGDEVFLNLSRKRDMKSKAIVHYDLQMYSVGNLSDYVINRFSSQIREKYKELCETEDFSKTLKRSVQTRASITKRRKLWKRLLDEIVSKVDDNAAGIS; encoded by the coding sequence ATGACCGAATTAAATAAACATTTAAATTTATATCCAATTGATTATCCATTTGAAACATTAAAATCAAGGATTAAAGATAAAAAGCTTAAACTAGATCCTGATTTTCAAAGAAAATATAAATGGGATAAGAAAGGATGGGGAAGAGCCTCAAAGTTTATTGAGTCATGTTTAATGAGAATTCCCTTGCCATCATGTTATTTTGCAGAAGATTATGATAATAATCATATAGTTATTGATGGTGTCCAGAGATTAACTACAATTCAGAAGTTTTTTGACGATGAGTTTGCTTTAGAGGGAATGACAGCTTTTTCTAATTTAGAAGGAAAGAAATTTTCTGAATTAGGAGAGTATAAGAATGAATTAGAAAATACAACTATTCGTTGTATTATTTTACGTAAAGATAATTCTCAAGATTTAATTAGAGAAATTTTTGCTCGATTAAATCAAGGTGCTGTAACATTAACAGATCAAGAAATTAGGCATGCTCTGTATCCTAGTAAGTTTAATGATTTACTTGATGAATTAGTTGTGGAGTTGAAAGATTATAAATTTAATCATATTAAGGATGAGACCGATAAAGTTGAATTAGTCTTGCGTTATTTCGCTTTATCAAGTAATGATAATTTATCTAATTATTCAGATAAACTTAAGGAATACTTAGATACTTATATAGAAGAAAGAGCTAATGAAACAAATATAAATATAGATTTATATAGAGAAAAATTCAAACGAGCATTAAAGAACTGTAGAGAAGTTTTTGGTGATGAGGTATTCTTAAATTTATCTCGTAAAAGAGACATGAAATCTAAAGCTATAGTTCATTATGATTTACAAATGTACTCTGTTGGAAATTTATCTGATTATGTAATTAATAGATTTTCATCACAAATTAGAGAAAAATATAAGGAGCTATGTGAAACAGAAGACTTTAGTAAAACATTGAAGAGAAGTGTTCAAACACGAGCATCAATTACTAAACGTAGAAAATTATGGAAAAGACTTTTAGATGAAATTGTTTCAAAGGTTGATGATAATGCAGCAGGAATATCTTAA
- a CDS encoding HEPN domain-containing protein: MQQEYLNVYEKYHDLLETLKLIVKETETRVINDNDILFSSVHVNFFSRSYIVNLCTYLESYLIEIATKLFERHCACINQYRVPRVFVSASFNSWKNFDKKHCESSINNIDFFVSPTKENIEEFFDCNKISGNIKKTFNVFELLGVELANVVRDKPIKDQITAIVNKRNDIIHRNDDAIDISLSDISQYIETVDNYMSTIKDGIINSIYITNN; encoded by the coding sequence ATGCAGCAGGAATATCTTAATGTATATGAAAAATATCACGATTTATTAGAGACGCTTAAGTTAATTGTGAAAGAAACTGAAACTAGAGTTATTAATGATAATGATATTTTATTTTCTAGTGTTCATGTTAACTTTTTTTCTAGAAGTTATATTGTAAATCTTTGTACTTATTTGGAATCTTATTTAATAGAAATAGCAACTAAATTATTTGAACGACATTGTGCTTGTATTAACCAATATCGAGTTCCTAGAGTATTCGTGTCAGCAAGTTTTAATTCTTGGAAAAATTTTGATAAAAAACATTGTGAATCTTCTATTAATAACATTGACTTCTTTGTCTCACCTACAAAGGAAAATATAGAGGAGTTTTTTGATTGTAATAAAATTTCAGGAAATATAAAAAAGACTTTTAATGTTTTTGAGTTATTAGGAGTTGAGTTAGCAAACGTTGTTAGAGATAAACCGATAAAAGATCAAATTACAGCTATAGTTAACAAACGAAATGATATTATTCATAGAAATGATGATGCCATAGATATTTCGTTATCAGATATTTCTCAGTATATAGAGACAGTGGATAACTATATGTCAACGATAAAAGATGGGATAATAAATTCTATTTATATAACTAATAATTGA
- the thrC gene encoding threonine synthase, with protein sequence MNLYNIKHPEQQVNFAQAVRQGLGKDLGLFFPETIPQLSNIDELLDLSLVERSQKILSAIIGDEIPTEILNAMVKNAFTFPAPLEKVQDNIYALELFHGPTLAFKDFGGRFMAQALAAVRGDGKITILTATSGDTGAAVAHAFYGLENINVVILYPKGKISPLQEKLFCTLGGNIRTVAINGDFDACQALVKQAFDDAELRETIGLNSANSINISRLLAQICYYFEAVAQLPKAKRDNVVISVPSGNFGNLTAGLIAKTLGLPISRFIASTNANDTVPRYLQSGNWEPKSTVATLSNAMDVSRPNNWPRVEELFKRNGWNLADLGAGMLTDAQTEETLKAMHSEGYICEPHGAIAYQVLKDQLNANETGIFLCTAHPAKFKESVERILNLELPLPEALDKHNKLPLLSDEMDNDFAQLRAYLLK encoded by the coding sequence ATGAACTTATACAATATCAAACACCCGGAACAACAAGTCAATTTCGCTCAGGCGGTTCGTCAAGGGTTGGGTAAAGATCTGGGACTATTTTTTCCGGAAACGATTCCGCAACTCTCCAATATCGATGAATTGCTCGATCTTTCGCTTGTTGAACGCAGCCAGAAAATACTTTCTGCGATTATCGGTGATGAAATTCCGACGGAAATTTTGAATGCAATGGTTAAAAATGCGTTTACTTTTCCGGCACCTTTAGAAAAAGTACAAGACAACATTTACGCGCTTGAGCTTTTCCACGGGCCGACACTGGCTTTTAAAGACTTTGGCGGTCGCTTTATGGCGCAAGCCTTAGCAGCGGTAAGAGGCGATGGAAAAATTACTATTTTAACTGCGACTTCCGGTGATACCGGTGCGGCGGTGGCGCATGCATTCTATGGTTTGGAAAACATCAATGTCGTCATTTTATATCCGAAAGGTAAAATCAGCCCATTACAAGAGAAATTATTCTGCACCCTTGGCGGCAATATTCGTACCGTAGCAATTAACGGCGATTTTGATGCATGCCAAGCATTGGTGAAACAAGCTTTTGATGATGCCGAATTACGCGAAACTATCGGTTTAAATTCGGCAAATTCCATTAATATCAGTCGCTTACTTGCACAAATTTGTTATTACTTTGAAGCGGTTGCGCAGTTACCGAAAGCAAAACGTGATAATGTGGTGATTTCCGTACCAAGCGGTAACTTTGGAAATTTAACGGCAGGATTGATTGCAAAAACCTTAGGTTTACCGATCTCACGTTTTATTGCTTCAACCAATGCTAATGATACCGTGCCACGTTATTTACAATCCGGCAACTGGGAGCCAAAATCGACTGTTGCCACTCTCTCTAATGCAATGGATGTAAGCCGACCGAATAACTGGCCGAGAGTAGAGGAATTATTTAAACGCAACGGTTGGAATTTAGCGGATTTGGGTGCAGGTATGCTTACTGATGCACAAACGGAAGAAACCTTAAAAGCAATGCACTCTGAAGGTTATATTTGCGAACCACACGGTGCGATTGCATACCAAGTTTTGAAAGATCAACTTAATGCGAACGAAACCGGTATTTTCCTTTGCACTGCGCACCCGGCGAAATTTAAAGAATCCGTTGAGCGTATTTTAAATCTCGAACTACCACTTCCTGAAGCCTTGGATAAACACAATAAATTACCATTGCTTTCTGATGAAATGGATAATGATTTCGCACAGTTACGTGCATATTTGTTGAAATAA
- a CDS encoding 4'-phosphopantetheinyl transferase superfamily protein gives MSTFIAYANIQQFFPFDEIPSVLVPENLLILSNENTRVKQRHQCRRLAHFLLWKLLKVSEKSTALLGQIQRTKSERPYFFNEKIDFNISHSDDWVAVVLNIQEDKQSAVGIDIEFPKKRNFLALMEYFAPEDEIHWFTQQISAENAFYRCWCLREAVLKSQGVGIVKLSEVRHFPCKQKIFSDYCPQGELLFTNELPFYFAMFVNQRQNQPHFFQWNGEKLVQKTLKHLIHYDVN, from the coding sequence ATGTCGACTTTTATCGCTTACGCTAACATTCAGCAGTTTTTTCCTTTTGATGAAATCCCTTCGGTGCTTGTTCCTGAAAATTTACTGATATTGTCTAATGAAAATACTCGGGTAAAACAACGTCATCAATGTCGCCGATTAGCCCATTTCTTATTATGGAAATTGTTAAAAGTATCAGAAAAATCAACCGCACTTTTGGGACAGATTCAACGTACGAAAAGTGAACGACCTTATTTTTTCAATGAAAAAATAGATTTTAATATCAGCCATTCTGATGATTGGGTTGCAGTAGTGTTGAATATTCAAGAAGATAAACAAAGTGCGGTCGGGATTGATATTGAATTTCCCAAAAAACGAAATTTTCTTGCGTTAATGGAATATTTTGCACCCGAGGATGAAATCCATTGGTTTACACAGCAAATAAGTGCGGAGAATGCCTTTTATCGTTGTTGGTGTTTGCGGGAGGCCGTGTTGAAATCCCAGGGGGTTGGCATTGTGAAATTATCGGAAGTACGTCATTTTCCCTGTAAGCAAAAAATTTTTTCGGATTATTGCCCGCAAGGTGAACTATTGTTTACCAATGAACTTCCTTTTTATTTCGCAATGTTTGTCAATCAACGACAAAATCAACCGCACTTTTTTCAATGGAATGGTGAAAAATTGGTTCAAAAAACGCTTAAACATCTTATTCATTATGATGTTAATTAA
- the hflK gene encoding FtsH protease activity modulator HflK, translating to MSQNDSGQDPWGKPGQSNEQKPDNSSNNGWDSNQNRGKQEQSPPDIEEIFNNLLKKLGGGKKSGQNHGSSNNTPSTPLNFGKALPIAVILGAIIWGASGFYTIKEAERGVVLRFGELHSIVQPGLNWKPTFVDKVLPVNVEQVKELKTQGSMLTQDENMVKVEMTVQYRVQDPAKYRFSVTNADDSLNQATDSALRYVIGHMTMDDILTTGRAVVRENTWKALNEIIKPYDMGIEVIDVNFQSARPPEEVKDAFDDAIKAQEDEQRFIREAEAYAREKEPIARGDAQRIIEEATAYKDRIVLDAQGEVERLQRLLPEFKASPDLLRERLYIQTMEKVMANTPKVMLDGNNGNNLTVLPLEQLMGKKAANKAQSAVDYSPVLSQPEPQQSQTQPTTVESIRQGRFN from the coding sequence ATGTCACAGAATGATTCAGGACAGGATCCTTGGGGCAAGCCGGGGCAGAGCAATGAGCAAAAGCCCGACAATTCATCAAATAACGGATGGGATTCAAATCAAAATCGCGGTAAGCAAGAGCAATCGCCGCCGGATATAGAAGAAATCTTTAACAACTTACTGAAAAAACTGGGTGGTGGTAAAAAGAGCGGTCAAAATCATGGCAGTTCTAACAACACACCTTCCACACCGCTCAATTTTGGCAAGGCTTTACCCATTGCTGTTATATTAGGCGCGATCATTTGGGGGGCAAGTGGTTTCTACACGATAAAAGAAGCGGAACGTGGTGTAGTGTTGCGTTTCGGCGAACTACATTCCATTGTTCAACCTGGATTAAATTGGAAGCCGACTTTTGTGGATAAAGTTTTACCGGTGAATGTCGAGCAAGTGAAAGAATTGAAAACACAAGGCTCGATGTTGACGCAGGATGAAAATATGGTGAAAGTTGAAATGACCGTGCAGTACCGAGTGCAAGATCCGGCTAAATATCGTTTCAGCGTAACGAACGCAGATGACAGTTTAAACCAAGCAACGGATAGTGCGCTACGCTATGTGATAGGCCATATGACAATGGACGATATTCTTACCACCGGTCGTGCTGTCGTGCGTGAAAACACATGGAAAGCATTGAATGAAATTATCAAACCTTATGATATGGGAATTGAAGTTATTGACGTGAATTTCCAATCTGCACGTCCACCGGAAGAAGTAAAAGACGCCTTTGATGATGCGATCAAAGCACAAGAAGATGAACAGCGTTTTATTCGTGAAGCGGAAGCTTATGCCCGCGAAAAAGAGCCGATTGCACGTGGTGATGCACAACGTATCATAGAGGAAGCTACGGCTTATAAAGATCGTATCGTATTGGATGCACAAGGTGAAGTGGAGCGTTTGCAGCGTTTATTGCCAGAATTTAAAGCATCACCGGATTTATTACGTGAGCGTTTATATATCCAGACAATGGAAAAAGTGATGGCTAATACACCAAAAGTGATGCTTGATGGAAACAATGGCAATAACTTAACGGTGTTACCGCTTGAGCAACTTATGGGGAAAAAAGCAGCAAATAAAGCACAAAGTGCGGTAGATTATTCGCCTGTTTTATCACAGCCGGAGCCTCAGCAATCTCAAACCCAACCGACAACGGTAGAATCAATTCGCCAAGGGAGATTTAATTAA